Proteins from a genomic interval of Salvelinus alpinus chromosome 7, SLU_Salpinus.1, whole genome shotgun sequence:
- the LOC139581810 gene encoding glutamine amidotransferase-like class 1 domain-containing protein 3, mitochondrial isoform X1 — protein MVKCVAVILSGCGVYDGTEIHEASAVLVHLSRAGAKVKMFAPNEDQMHVVNHCEGKPTAEKRNVLEESARIARGDVSDLAKLEVTAFDALVIPGGFGVAKNLSDWAVNGKEFTVQPQVEKLIKGFHAAGKPLAMCCISPILAAKVLPGCEITVGQDKECERWPHAKTATSMKELGCKHVNKKVGEVHIDVKNKLVTSSAFMCNAPVHEVFDGVGVMITELLKLA, from the exons ATGGTGAAGTGTGTAGCCGTAATTCTGTCAGGGTGTGGAGTCTACGATGGGACTGAGATCCACGAGGCATCGGCTGTACTGGTCCACCTCAGCAGGGCTGGAGCTAAG GTCAAGATGTTTGCCCCCAACGAGGACCAAATGCATGTAGTGAACCACTGTGAGGGGAAACCCACGGCTGAGAAACGCAACGTCCTGGAGGAGAGTGCTCGAATCGCCCGCGGCGATGTGTCTGACCTTGCCAAGCTAGAGGTCACCGCCTTCGACGCCCTCGTTATCCCAG GTGGTTTTGGTGTGGCTAAAAACCTGTCTGACTGGGCTGTGAATGGGAAGGAGTTCACTGTTCAACCCCAAGTAGAGAAGCTGATTAAGGGGTTCCACGCTGCAGGCAAGCCCCTGGCTATGTGCTGCATCTCCCCTATCCTAGCTGCTAAGGTCCTGCCGGGGTGTGAGATCACCGTGGGACAGGACAAGGAGTGTGAGAG ATGGCCCCATGCCAAGACGGCAACTTCCATGAAGGAGCTGGGCTGTAAACACGTGAATAAGAAAGTGGGGGAGGTCCACATCGATGTGAAGAACAAGCTAGTCACCTCCTCCGCCTTCATGTGTAACGCTCCCGTACATGAGGTGTTTGACGGGGTGGGCGTCATGATTACAGAACTGCTCAAACTGGCCTAG
- the LOC139581810 gene encoding glutamine amidotransferase-like class 1 domain-containing protein 3, mitochondrial isoform X2, protein MFAPNEDQMHVVNHCEGKPTAEKRNVLEESARIARGDVSDLAKLEVTAFDALVIPGGFGVAKNLSDWAVNGKEFTVQPQVEKLIKGFHAAGKPLAMCCISPILAAKVLPGCEITVGQDKECERWPHAKTATSMKELGCKHVNKKVGEVHIDVKNKLVTSSAFMCNAPVHEVFDGVGVMITELLKLA, encoded by the exons ATGTTTGCCCCCAACGAGGACCAAATGCATGTAGTGAACCACTGTGAGGGGAAACCCACGGCTGAGAAACGCAACGTCCTGGAGGAGAGTGCTCGAATCGCCCGCGGCGATGTGTCTGACCTTGCCAAGCTAGAGGTCACCGCCTTCGACGCCCTCGTTATCCCAG GTGGTTTTGGTGTGGCTAAAAACCTGTCTGACTGGGCTGTGAATGGGAAGGAGTTCACTGTTCAACCCCAAGTAGAGAAGCTGATTAAGGGGTTCCACGCTGCAGGCAAGCCCCTGGCTATGTGCTGCATCTCCCCTATCCTAGCTGCTAAGGTCCTGCCGGGGTGTGAGATCACCGTGGGACAGGACAAGGAGTGTGAGAG ATGGCCCCATGCCAAGACGGCAACTTCCATGAAGGAGCTGGGCTGTAAACACGTGAATAAGAAAGTGGGGGAGGTCCACATCGATGTGAAGAACAAGCTAGTCACCTCCTCCGCCTTCATGTGTAACGCTCCCGTACATGAGGTGTTTGACGGGGTGGGCGTCATGATTACAGAACTGCTCAAACTGGCCTAG